A part of Vibrio sp. B1FLJ16 genomic DNA contains:
- a CDS encoding DUF2788 domain-containing protein gives MLYDYMDMLESIGLDLLFAAIFFFIGMAIKDVLKQGNVPVFGRRIVWLVLFLGCAGFIAKGIIQLTWEGSGLG, from the coding sequence ATGCTCTACGACTACATGGATATGCTCGAATCTATCGGGCTCGATCTTCTTTTTGCTGCTATCTTCTTCTTCATCGGGATGGCGATAAAAGATGTACTGAAGCAAGGCAATGTACCTGTTTTTGGTCGTCGTATTGTATGGTTAGTCCTTTTTCTAGGCTGTGCTGGCTTTATCGCAAAAGGTATAATTCAGCTGACTTGGGAAGGCTCGGGGTTAGGCTAA
- a CDS encoding alpha/beta fold hydrolase has translation MSALLNYKQEGQGQTVVLIHGLFGSLSNLGLLARDLVQDHSVISVDLRNHGLSFHSDTHTYTEMAQDVANLLGHLDVEPSIIVGHSMGGKVAMKLADIAPQFVKQLVVLDMAPVAYTTNRHENVFNGLRAVIEQEPTNRQQAMDILAQHIEIDGVRQFLSKSLYKEGNKMAWRFNVKSLSDNYAEIIGWQEITPTEIPTLFVKGGDSDYLMPEHQAAVQKQFKQAKAHIIANTGHWLHAEKPAEVMRAIRKYITA, from the coding sequence ATGTCAGCATTACTCAACTATAAGCAAGAAGGCCAAGGCCAAACGGTTGTTTTGATTCATGGATTGTTTGGTAGTTTAAGCAATCTGGGACTATTGGCTCGCGATCTGGTCCAGGATCACTCTGTCATCAGTGTAGACCTGCGAAACCATGGCCTTTCGTTTCATTCAGATACACATACCTATACCGAAATGGCGCAAGACGTTGCTAATTTACTAGGCCATTTAGATGTTGAACCCTCCATCATTGTTGGTCACTCAATGGGTGGTAAAGTCGCAATGAAACTTGCAGATATTGCGCCACAGTTTGTTAAACAGTTAGTAGTATTAGACATGGCTCCCGTCGCCTACACGACAAACCGTCATGAGAACGTGTTTAACGGCTTACGAGCTGTAATTGAGCAAGAGCCAACCAATCGCCAGCAAGCAATGGATATTCTCGCTCAGCACATTGAGATTGACGGTGTCAGACAGTTTCTCTCCAAATCGCTTTATAAAGAAGGCAATAAAATGGCTTGGCGCTTTAACGTTAAAAGCCTGTCAGACAATTACGCAGAGATCATCGGCTGGCAAGAGATCACCCCGACTGAGATCCCGACTCTTTTTGTAAAAGGTGGCGATTCCGATTATCTAATGCCAGAGCACCAGGCAGCCGTACAGAAACAGTTTAAGCAAGCTAAAGCGCATATTATTGCTAACACTGGCCATTGGTTGCACGCAGAAAAGCCCGCAGAAGTCATGCGAGCGATTCGGAAATACATTACGGCTTAA
- the seqA gene encoding replication initiation negative regulator SeqA, whose protein sequence is MKTIEVDEDLYRYIAGQTKHIGESASDILRRLLNLDGQLQEAKVAPVVEKPQGIVVSKDAGKTEQIDTVKAMRSLLISDEFADLKKAIDRFMLVLSTLHKLNPEGFAQATNVKGRKRVYFADNEETLLANGNTTKPKAIPETPFWVITNNNTSRKRQMVEQVMTHMGFQPDLIEKVTGSI, encoded by the coding sequence ATGAAAACAATTGAGGTTGATGAGGATCTGTACCGTTACATTGCTGGTCAAACTAAGCATATCGGTGAAAGTGCCTCGGATATTTTGCGACGCCTTTTAAACCTTGATGGTCAGTTGCAGGAAGCAAAAGTTGCGCCTGTAGTAGAGAAGCCACAAGGGATTGTAGTAAGTAAAGATGCAGGTAAGACAGAACAAATCGACACAGTGAAGGCAATGCGCTCACTGTTGATCTCTGATGAGTTTGCCGATCTTAAGAAAGCGATTGATCGCTTCATGTTGGTTCTGTCAACGTTACATAAGTTAAATCCAGAAGGTTTCGCACAAGCGACAAATGTAAAGGGACGTAAGCGCGTTTACTTTGCTGATAATGAAGAAACCTTGCTGGCTAACGGCAATACAACGAAACCTAAAGCCATTCCTGAAACACCATTTTGGGTTATCACCAATAACAATACCAGTCGTAAGAGACAGATGGTTGAGCAAGTGATGACGCACATGGGTTTCCAGCCGGACTTGATAGAGAAAGTAACTGGTTCAATTTAA